The Nitrospira sp. sequence GTTGCCACCCAGCAGGGTCACGAGGCATTGGCGACCGAGAGTTGCCCCGATCTCCTGGCGCCGACTCTCAGGCGAATTGCGCGCCGAGCCAGGGGAATATCGTCGTCTACTCTTCAACCGACTCGTCAGCGCGTTGCCTCGCGGATGATCGATGCCCTTCTCAAAAAGTCGTGGATAACGCTCGAGCCGTCGAACAACTCCGAGATCGGTCCACCAAAGCGGCACGAGAGACTCGTGGCGGACGAGCATGGTCGCAGAACGCCGATACAGACTCTTCCGATTACAGAAAAGCTTCCTGAGGTGGATTCTTCTTGGAGAACTCAAGTCGCCCATTGTCTGCAAAGTCACCGCATGAGGAAAATCGTTCTTCATGCTCCATGGCAACATCGAATCAGTAGGCTTGCCGACGCCGTTCAACAGACGCACGCAACAGAGCGATCTACCATTGTGCTCTGCGGCGAGATCGCGAGAGCGGTGTGGTTGAAAAACCTGCTCTCAACTCTCACAGGACTTCCGATTACCCTCGCACACTCGTCGTCAGGATTCGACCGATGGCAACGGCGGCAAGGACCGACTCCATCGATTGTCGTGGGAACTCGCTCAGCCGTCTTTGCCCCCCTTCGATCCATCGGACTGATTTGGGTGGACGGAGAGGAAGATCCGGCGCTCAAAGAACCTCAAGAGCCCCGTTATCACGCCCGGGAGGTGGCTGGTTTGAGAGCTGAAAGTGAGCGGGCGCTTCTTGTCCTCGCATCGGCGCATCCATCCCTTGAGTCGCGGTTCGACACCGCAGCCGAGATGTACCACGTTCCACAGGATGTTGATCCGCACCCTCACATTGAGCTCGTCGACCTCCGCAATGAAGCAGGAGGGACGTTGTTCAGCCAGAAGCTTATCTTAGCGATGCAGGAAGCGCTCGGGAACCATGCCAAGATTCTGTTGTTTCTTAATAGGAAGGGTTATGCCAGAACCCTGGTATGCCGAGACTGTGGTTGGGTGCCTCGCTGCCCCTCCTGTGCTGTGCCGCTCACATACTACCGGGAAGCCGGGAGGCTGACGTGTCGCTACTGTGGGAGGGTGGATGGGTTGCTGGATGTCTGTCCCTTGTGCCATGCATCTCGTGTGAGCCCCCTTGGAGACGGTACTGAGAGGATTGAAGCCGAAGCGCATCGTTTGTTTCCACATGCCAAGCTGGCGCGGCTCGATGGCGATACACTCCGCCGTCCTGCTTCTGCCCGTTCTCTATGGGAACGTGTGAGATCGGGGGCCTGGGATATTCTGATTGGGACGCAAGCCCTGTTTGGCCGGGAACCCCTGCCCCAGCAGGAACTGGTCGGGATCCTTCAAGCAGATTCCGGGTTACACGTCTCAGACTTTCGAGCAGCGGAACGGACCTATCACCTGCTGGTGGATGCCGTAAGCCTGGCCCGTCCGGCATCCGCCGGGGGTCGGGTCATCTTACAGACGCGGCTCCCGGCACACCATGCCGTGCAGGGCGTGCTATCAGCAAATCCTGGTCAGTTCTATGATGAAGAATTCACTGCACGTCAGCTCCTGAATTATCCGCCAGTCTGTCACTTGGCCGATCTTTCGATCACCGGAAAAGACGCGAATATTGTCGAAGAAGCGGCCAAGCACTGGGGCGCGGAGATTGGACAACCTGCCTGCAATCAGGAGCCTGTCGTCGTGTTAGGGCCGGTGCCGGCAATTAGCGGACGGCCCTCCGGTCATCATCACCATCGCATGCTGGTCAAAGCGACCGATCTCGGTATACTCAGCCGCAGGATCCATGACTCTGTCCAGCACATGGAGCGAGAGTACCACAAGGGACGGATCAAGTTTACCGTCGACGTCGATCCGGTTGAGACTGGATAGCTTACACGACTTTCTTTTTCTTGGTTGCCCGGGGCGTCGGCACTGCTGCTGATTGCTCTCCGGACATACCCTGACGCTCCCTCCGTGCTCGGCTGAACAGCCCATAAGAAAACGAGACCCAAAACACCGATGAAAAGAGACCCAGCACCACGGCTGAAAGAATCGTCCCCATCTCAGCCTCAGGAAGTGCGTCCGAAGTGCCCTTCATTTGAATCATCAACACCAATGGCCAAGCAAAACTCTCCAGGCCGAGCACCAAGGTGGACCACGCCCATATTTCCGTGATCGATTCCGCCTTCAACCATAGAAACACCCCTACGACCAAGCCCCATCCGAGCACGAGGAATGGAGACACGGTTCCCCAGATGAGCCAGAACCCGACGACGGTAACCAGAGTCCCAAGAAACAGGTTGAGGAGTCTCATGACAAGGATGAGGACAAAACAAAGGGGAGAGTCTGACGGGACCGTGCTGTGATGTCAATGGGAAGAAATGGGGAACTCTGCGCGGCAGACCGTTTAGGGGATGATTTCCTCAGCAACCGTGTCTAGAAGAACCTTGAGCTCGAATGGTTTCTGAAGAGTCCGTCGAGCTCCAAGCATCTTTGCGACATCCAAGAAATTAAGGACGCCGATCGCCTCACTTCCGCCTGTCATGGCAATGACACGAGAATTAGGAAACTCCCGCCGAAGCCTCATGATACCCTCTAATCCGTCTTGGTCGGGCATGAGAATATCCATGATGACAAGGTCCGCCGATCTGGCCCGATACCGTTCGAGTCCCTCTTTTCCATCACGAGCCTCCTCAACCTCATAGCCTGCCTGCTCCAGAGCTTCCCGTATGAGCTGGCGAACCTGGTCTTGATCATCAACGACGAGGACCGACGGCATCCGACACCTCTATCGGCAACAGCGATGGTTCCTGATCAATATGCGTCGGCGGAGCCGTGGATACCCGTGTCATGCTTCGGCGAATCTGCTGCGTCAGCTCACGGGCTTTTCGCCCCGCCGTGATGACCTGACCGATATGGCGATGAGCTTTGCTCTCGGTTGGAATCAACGCCAGTGCCAACTCACTAAAGCCCAGTACGGCCGTAAGACTGTTGTTAAACTCGTGCGCCATGGCGCCGGCCATCGGATTGACCGTCCCCATCTCGACAATCGTGGCTAAGTACGACGTTCCTGACGACAGATGGATGGGGTGAACGGCGACCTCGATCGGGAATTCAGAGCTGTCCTTTCGAACTCCGTGCAATTCCAGAGCTCCCTCCTTACTGCTCGATGAAGAGGCTGAACGGCTATTGGCACGGAGGTCCTGCTGCCACACACGACCCCGGGAAGACAGCAAGCATTCAACAGGCCGGCCCAACAACTCCTCACGAACATAGCCGAACATGTGTTCGATCATCCCGTTGACCAAGGAGATAGTTCCGTCGTGATGAATCATGAGCATGCCGCCGGGGACCGATTCCATGACGGTCTTGAATTGAAGCTCTCGCTCCTCCGCCATAGTCACGACGAGCTTGTAGTCCGTGATGTCTTCAATGGTTCCAGACATCCGAATCGCCTGGTCTGTTGAACCTCGCATGAGGACGCCGCGGCAGCGGATAAACCGAATATCGCCGCTGGGCTGGATGATTCTGCACTCGATGTCGTATGGACGATCGGAACTGAGCGTCTCCTCGACGAGGGTGCGAACACGATCACAGTCCTCCGGATGAAGGGCCTTCTTAAAGGTGTCATATGTCGGCGGCACCGAACCTGGTTCGTATCCAAAGATGCGGTATTGCTCAGCCGACCATACCGCGCCATGGTCGAGACCCCATGCCCAATGATGCATCTCAACACTCGCGTGCGCGTGCTCACGGTGATTATCAACGTGAGAACCTTGGATGTCAGTCCTCTTCCGGCAAGACATATCCGAGAAACAGACTAGGAACGACGCGCTTCCATCCCACATGATTGGGGCTGCCGAGAGCTCCACATCAACGGGTTGTCCGTCAAGACGCAGGAATCGGGTTTCAAGCGTCTTGGTCGAATAACTTGACGCCTCTATCTGCACCATCAATGGTCGTGCGACCTCCTGGGAGTCGCAATGGATGATGTCACAAAAGTGTTTTCCAATAAGCTGTTCGGCCGACGAGGCTCCGAGAATCTTCAGACCGGTCCTGTTGACATATGCGACCCTTGTTTCGGTCGTGACCAACATTCCTTCTGAGGCAAGATCACACAGGAAGGTCGGGGAAGGCATCTTGTGCAGATCCGCTTCCAGCTGCCGGATGTGTGACACATCATTCATCACCCAGATGACCGACGTCAGCCGTCCCGCCTGGTCCACCACCGGAGTCAGCGTCACTTCATTCCAAAACGACGTACCGTTTTTACGGTAGTGGCGCAGGGACACTCGGCAGGCACTTCCGTCTTGAAGAGCCAACGCGAGCTTTTCTATCGAAGCTCGATCGGTATCCGGCCCACTCAAGATCGCCGTCGTCTGACCGACTATCTCGTGTTCAGCGTAGCCGGTCAGTATGAGAAAGGCGGGATTGACATAGACCACGGGATGATGTGGGAACGTTGCATCCGTCACGAATACGCCGCAATTCGTCGCCGCAATGACCCGTGACTTCAAGACATTTTCGCGGCGGTATCGAATGGCTATCCAAAGAGAGGCGCTGAGAAGGAGGATCAACCCTAGGAAGAGACCAGCAGTCATGTGGAACAACCTCCGGTCTGCGTGTATAGAGTTGTTACGAATACGAAGAAACTGAGGTAAGTCTATAGAGATCCGGGAGGAATGCCCAGATATGAACGTTATTTGCAGGCTAGAATTTTGCCCCTAGAAATGGTAGAGCCGAATGCTGTCGGACTATCCTTGGCGTTTCACGAAGAAGGCAGCCGCTTGCGCGCGCCGCGTGATGCGGAGCTTCTGAAACACATTCGCCAAATAGTTCTTGACCGTCTTGTCGCTGAGGCCCAGAGCGACTGCGATTTCCTTGTTCGTCTTCCCCTCGGCCACCAGCGCGACAACCCGTTCTTCCTGGGACGACAGCTGATCTGAGCCCGGAGTCGCCGGCAGATCGTGCAATCCTCTCAGCCACCGCAGCGCCCGTTCTGTCACACCGGAATCTAAGATCGATTGGCCCCTGGCGACCGAACGGATCGCTTCCAGCAAGCCCGGTGAGTCGATTTCCTTCAGGACGTAACCATGAGCCCCGGCGAGTACTGCAGCGAGAACGGAATCATCGTCGGCGTAGGATGTCAGGAAAATCACCCGTGTGCCCGGCAAGACTCCGAGAATCTCTCGGCACGCATCAACCCCGGAACCGTCGGGGAGGCGGACATCCATCAAGACCACGTCAGGCTTCAGCTTCTGCGTTTGCTGGACCGCCTCAGCCATCGTGCCCGCTTCCCCCACCACCGTGACACCCTGGGTTTGGCCGAGTACCGTCCGAAGCCCCACGCGAATGACTTCATGATCGTCCACGAGCAACACTCGAATGGTGTGAGTTTTAGTTGTGAGCATAGTGCGCGTCCTTTGGGAGATCGAGCAGGATTTTCGTTCCCTTGAAAGGTTTTGACTGCAGCGCAAACAACCCGCGGACCTTTTGAGCCCGTGCCGCCATGTTGGCCAACCCATAACCAATTCCTTGAGCCGATCGTGCATTGAAGCCGACTCCGTCATCGGTAATGGAAAGACGAACCGACTGGCTGAGCTCTCGAAACGACACAGTGATCCGTGTGGCTCGACTGTGACGCAATGCGTTACTGAGCCCTTCCCGTACGATATTCATGATATGAAGCGCGTGCTCCGTTGAAAGCCGACGCGCGGCTGGGTTGTCGATTCTTACCATACATCTGGCCGCCGAAGAACCTGCCATGCTTTTCACCATGGTTCGCAGAGCGGTCGGAAAGTCACCGCCTTGTATGACGTGAGACTCTAGGCCGGCGATAAAATTCCGCACCTCGCCCATCACTTGGTTGAGTTGCCCGATCGCCTGATCGAGCGTCCTGATAAATTTTCCAGCCATGTGTTCCGGCTGCTGCCTGATCATCGGTTTGCACGTCTCTAGTCCGAGGCCAACCGCATACAACGATTGGAGAAGACCGTCGTGGAGATCCTGGCTGATCCGTTCCCGCTCTTGAAGAGCCGCGCTCAAATCCCGTTCGCGTTGCAAGAGCATCTCTTCCATGCGCTTCCGTTCTGTAATATCGGTTGCGGCGCCAAGCACCATGTGAGCCCGCCCGTGGTCGTCGAAAATCGGCCTCTTCACGGTCTGCACCCAGCGCGTTCGTCCGCTCGCATCGGTGATTCTCTCCTCCGGGATAAACCGATCCCGCCCGGAATTCATCACCTCAAGATCGTTTTGCCGAAAGAACTCGACCTCCTCCGCATTGCTATTGAAATCAGCGTCGGACTTCCCGGTCAGATCTTCCACCGTCGTGCCGTACCAATCGGCGACAGCTTTGTTGGCCATCGTAAAGCGGCCTTCCCGGTCCTTGGCGAAGATGAGGTCCGGATCCGTGTCGATGACCTGTCGCAAGAATGTATGGGAGCGGTGCAGCTCCGCCTCCGCCCGCTTGCGGTCTCCCACATCCCTCAGAATCGCGCAGCCATATTCTTTGCCTGCATACTGCAAGTAGTTGACGGTGACTTCCGCCTCCAAAACACTTCCGGTTCGTGACCGATAGGTTGACTCGAATGTGAGCGAGCCTTGTTGCTTCAGGTTATTCCAATGACCCTGCCACCGTTCTACCTCAACGCTCGGATCGATATCATGCACGGTCATGACGATCAGCTTTTCGCGCGGGTAGTCCAACATTCGACAAGCGGTGTCATTGACGCTAAGAATTCTGGCGCTGGAGTCCACCCACAACACCGCCTCGACCGCCCTATCCACGGAGAATTGGGTCAACCGTAGCGCCTCTTCCACCCGCTTGCGCTCGGTGATGTCCTCGATAATGGCGACCATAAAATGATCGGTGGCCCCCGCAAGAGTCAATCGTGTGGCGTTGACCACAACCCAGACAGCCTGGCCGTCCTTCCGCACGTACCGCTTCTCTATACGGTAGCCTTGCCGGAGGCCTGCGTGCATTTCGTCAGTGAGTGCCAGGTTCTTGGAGAGATCGTCGGGATGGGTGAAGCGCGCATAGGTTTGTCCGAGGAGCTCCTCCGAAGAGAATCCCACAAGCTTACAGAAAGCCTGATTCACCTTCACGTACCGCTTTTCTCCGTCCAGTACCGTGATGCCAAGCGGAGCTTCCTCCACCAGCAACCGGAAGCGCTCTTCGCTCGCCCGTAACGCCTCTTCGGCCCGCTTGCGGTCGGTGATGTCCTCGTGGGCAACCACGACTCCTTCCCCGTCGCCCGCCAAGGCGGTGGCGCGCAGAACGAACCAGCGCTGCTCCGTGGGTGTATGGCAGGGATACTCGATGGTAAAGGCCCCTTGCCGTCCCGTGCGGACCTCTTCGATGCCGTCGAGAATCATCTGCGTCGGTACGTCTTCCTTCAGGACTTGGCGACAGATGCCCAGATAGTTCATGCCGATTCCTGTATTCAAGGAAGGCACCGTCCCGTTGGCACTGGCGAATCGCCTCCAGGCTTCGTTGACGGCCACAATCGCGCCTTCGTGATTCAGCACAGCGATGTGAGCAGACAATGAATTCAAAATGCCGCGGCCCAGTTCTCCGCTTACCCGCAGAGCTTCTTCTGCTCTCTTGCGTTGCGTGATGTCACGGACGAAGGCACAGTGGAATTCCTGCCCTTCATAAGCGAGGAAACTGACGCGAATGTCGATCGGGACGAGCCGCCCATCCTTGGCCCGATGGTTGGTCTCGAAGGACATGGTCCTGTTTCGCCGCGTCTCCTCCCAGAAGCCCGGCCACATGGACGCCGGAAAATCCGGATTGAGGTCATGCACCGTCATGCCGAGGAGCTCGTCTCTCGAATAGCCCACCATGAGGCTGGCGGCCTCATTCGCATAGAGGATCTTGGCGTACGGATCGATCCAGTAAATCGCGTCCACTGCCTGATCCATGGCGAATTGGGTCTGGCGCAACCGTTCCTCCGCCCGCTTACGTTCCGTGATGTCGGAAAACAGGCCGAGTATGGCGGGCTTGCCGTTCCACATGATCCGTGCGGCTTCCACCTGAACTGGAACGGATGTTCCATCTATCTTGAGATATGTTCGCTCCGCGCTATGGACAGAAACCCCGCCTGCGAGCAACCGTGTGATGTTCTCACGGACTTCTTGATGATGGTCCGGATGGATAAACTCAAAAATCGATCGATCCAGAATTTCCTTGGCATCTCTCCCGCCCATGATGAAGATACCGGTTCGGTTGATGTAGACCGTCCGACCTTCACAGATGACGAAGACGCCTGACGGGGAAAGCTCCACCAACGTCCGGTACCGTTCTTCGCTCTCCCGTACTGCCGCTTCAACGTGCTTCAATGCCGTAATATCTCGACCGATACCGGTCATGCCGATGAGCCGGCCGCCACGATCCTTCAGCACGGCGCCGGTCCAGTGGTAGGGAATGGTCCGTCCGTCTTTCGTCACCAAGTGACATTCAACTTCCGCAGTCCCCGCTTCAACCACCTGTTGCATGGCCGCCGCAAGTTTCGGCCGCTCCTCTTCCGGAACGAATGTCAGCGCCGGACGATGCATCAATTCTTCGGGGGAATAGCCGCTGATGTTCCAGACGTGCTTATTCCAATTGACGACCTTCCCCTCGAGATCCAGGGTATACATGATGTCGGGAACGGTCTCGGTGATGTTCTGAAGATCGTGGAGGGCGACTGAGAGGGTCTCCTCCATCCGTTTGCGATCCGTAATGTCGGTATGCGATCCGAGGAGGCGGATTCGTCGGCCGTCGGCTTCCGTCACAAAGGAGGCTCGTGATTCGATCCATCGATAGGTCCCATCCTTGTGCCGCATGCGGAATTCCTGCCGATAGTCGCTCTCAGCGCTTGTCAGGTAGTCCTGCACATACGCGATGGCTCGATCATGATCGTCCGGGTGCAGCCGCGTTTCCCACGTGTCGAATGAGTCCGCCAGCTCCGTGTCTTCGTATCCAAGCTGTCGTTTCCATTCCCTAGAAAGCACGACCTCTTTCGTGTCCGTGTTCCAGTCCCATAACCCGGTCCCCGACGCCTGGAGGGCTTGTCGGAGTTTTTCTTGCGAGGTCCGTAGCATGGCGTCCGTGCGCTTCCGCTCGGTAATGTCCCGTGAGTTGACGATGACGCTGCAGCGTCCTTCAGGATCACACACCGCCCGACCGATTCCTTCGAAATGGCGCCATGAGCGGTCCTTGTGACGAAAGCGAAATTCCGCAATTTGAGGGACTCCAAGCCGCTGGATGAGCAACTGGAACTTTTCCATCACAACGGGAAGATCCTCCTGATGAATGAACTCAAAGGCGATCTGCCCGTCGAGCTCGTGTTGCGCGTAACCGAGCAATCGTTCGAAGGAGGGGCTTTCAAACCGAATCGTGCCGTCCAAATCAAGCACCGTGATGATGTCCGAGGAATGCTCGATCAGCGCGCGGAAGTGAGCTTCGCGCTGTTGCAGCGCGGACTCCGCCCGCTTGCGATCGGTCACATCCAAGGCTGTTCCGGACAGACGAAGGGGCTGCCCGCCGCCGTCGCGGTCCACTTCGCCGCAGCAGTGAATGGTGCGTATCTCGCCATCGGGCCGGACGATCCGGCATTCGATGTCATAGGTTGACGCTCCGGCCAACGCGCCATCGAACGACGCCAGGACCCGGTCATGATCGTCCGGAAGAATTGCCGAGACAAAGGTGTCGAACGTCACCTCGCGTGATTGCGGCTCGTACCCGAATATACGGTAGAGCTCATCTGACCAGTGCACCGCGCCGTTCCCGATATCCCAGTCCCAACTCCCCAAGTGAGCAAGGGCTTGCGCCACATGGAGGTGGCGAGTTCGTTCGTGCAGCACACGGTCCCGTTCGGCAAGGTCACGCGCCAAGTCGGCGACCTGCTTGCGCAGCAGATCCCATTCAGGAAGGTGGCTCGTTGGACTCATGATGAGGCTCCTTGCTGCGTGACACCGATCCTCTATCGATGGTCAGCTCAGCTCATGGGAGTAACCGCTTCCCCCTCGCGAATCGATGAGTGAATGTGGCTTTCGCCAAGAATATTTCTTCGCCTTGGACTGAAGCTACTGGTTCCTAAGAAAAGGTCTCAAGAGGGCACCAGTGTCCTATGGGAATAGAGGAAAGTCTAGATCCAAATGGACCCAGAGCCGGAAGTAGACTCGGGGCAGACGTTCAGGCCGATGGCGTCCACGGCGGGTCTCGAACCCCCACGGCTCTTGCCGCGCACCTCTCAACGATGCGTGTTAGCTGGAGGTCTCATCGGCGTCTTTGGGAAGATCAAGCAGAATTCTTGCCCCTCGATGAGGCTCCGCCCGGACGGCGAACAGGCCGCCGACTTTTTGAGCCCGCGCCGCCATGTTTTCCAACCCGTGACCGACCCCATGGGCCGACCGTGGATTGAATCCGATGCCATTGTCAGTAATGGCCAGACGGACCGAACCGATCAGCTGTCGCAATGATACGGTAATGCGTGTGGCATGGCTGTGACGAAGGGAGTTACTCAACCCCTCCCGCACAATGTTGATGATATGAAGGGCGTGCTCGGTTGAGATATGCCGGCCAGCTGCATCGTCGATCCGCACCCGACATGTGGCCGACGAAGAAGCGCACATGGTTTGGACCATGGTGCGTAAGGCCGTCGGGAGGTCTCCGCCTTGCATAAGGTGAGACTCGAGACCGGCGATGAAATTGCGGATCTCCCCCATGACTTGGTTGAGTTGCCCAATGGCCTGATCAAGTGTCGTCAGAAATTTTTCAGCGACGTGTTCCGGTTGTTCCCTGATCAGCGGCTTACACGTTTCCAACCCGAGCCCGACCGCATACAGCGATTGGAGGATCCCGTCGTGGAGATCCTGGCTGATCCGTTCCCGTTCTTGAAGGGCCGCGCTCAAATCCCGTTCGCGTTGCAGAAGCATTTCTTCCATTCGCTTCCGCTCGGTGATGTCGGTCGACGCGCCAAGCACCATGTGGGCGTGCCCATGGTCATCAATAATGGGCCGCTTGATGGACTGTAACCATCGCATCTTGCCGGACCAATCCGTGATTTTTTCCTCCGCGATAAAGCATTCCTGCAACGAGTTCATGACCTGGAGATCCTTCTGACGAAAGAACTCCACCTCTTCTCCGTTGGGGTTAAAATCAGCATCCGACTGACCGATGAGGTTTTCCACAGTGGTTCCGTAACAATCAGCGACCGCCTTGTTGACCATCGTAAAGCGTCCTTCGCGATCCTTGGCAAAAATAAAATTCGGATCGCCGTCGATCACCTGCCGCAAGAAGGCATGGGACCGGCGTAACTCGTCCTCGGCACGTTTCCGATCCGTGATGTCATCCCCCACCGTCACACTACATTGTTTGCCCTTGAGCTCGATCAGCTCCGACGACAACAGGAACTGGCGAACTTCGCCATGTTTGCTTCGCAGTTTGACTTCCATGTTGCGGATCGACCCCACACGCTTCAATAGATCGACAAAACGTATTCGTTCCTCGGCCGAATACCAGACGCCTAGCTCCAAAGTGGTGTGTCCCTCGACTTCGTCATTGCGATAGCCCAACAGCTGACACGCGGCATCATTGACCTCCACCAGCCGACCGGTGTCTACCTCGCTGATGACCACAGGATGCGGGCTCGCCTGGAACGCCTTGGCAAACCGTTCCTCGCTGGCACGCAGTGCTTCTTCCGCATGCTTGCGCTCGGTGATATCGTCGCACACGATCAGCGCCAACGGTTCTCCATCCAGGCTTTGCAGCACACGCGCAAACTCGCGGACCCAGAGCACCGTGCCATCGTTCCGCACCTTGCGGAATTCCCATTGCGCCACGCCTTCCGGATGACGAAAGAACGCTTCCATTTCAGCACAAACACGCTCTCGGTCTTCTTTAAAAAACACCGTCGTCACCGACTTCCCCACCAGATCCTCGACGCCATAGCCCAAGTACTGCGCGCCGTACTGGTTGACGGACCGGATCATTCCCGTACCGTCCACGGTGAAATACATCGAGGGCGTTTCATCATAGAGGGTCCGGTATCGTTCCTCGCTTTGACGCAATGCGTCCAGTGCCGATTGGTGGTCCAGCTCGCTGCCGAGCCATCTCGCCATGAGTTGGATGAAATCCCGTTCGGACTCGGTATAACGTTTGTCGCGGGGTTCGACACTTGCGAAGTACAGTGTTCCATAGGTGCGTTCCAGTCCGTTGACCACGGCCCCGATATACGATTCCAACTTCAGCGTCGCGTAGGCTGGATGCTGGCGCCATATCGGAGACGCACCGGCATGCTCGAAACTCAACGTCCCGCTCTGGCGAAGGGTCTCGCT is a genomic window containing:
- a CDS encoding PAS domain-containing protein, whose amino-acid sequence is MTAGLFLGLILLLSASLWIAIRYRRENVLKSRVIAATNCGVFVTDATFPHHPVVYVNPAFLILTGYAEHEIVGQTTAILSGPDTDRASIEKLALALQDGSACRVSLRHYRKNGTSFWNEVTLTPVVDQAGRLTSVIWVMNDVSHIRQLEADLHKMPSPTFLCDLASEGMLVTTETRVAYVNRTGLKILGASSAEQLIGKHFCDIIHCDSQEVARPLMVQIEASSYSTKTLETRFLRLDGQPVDVELSAAPIMWDGSASFLVCFSDMSCRKRTDIQGSHVDNHREHAHASVEMHHWAWGLDHGAVWSAEQYRIFGYEPGSVPPTYDTFKKALHPEDCDRVRTLVEETLSSDRPYDIECRIIQPSGDIRFIRCRGVLMRGSTDQAIRMSGTIEDITDYKLVVTMAEERELQFKTVMESVPGGMLMIHHDGTISLVNGMIEHMFGYVREELLGRPVECLLSSRGRVWQQDLRANSRSASSSSSKEGALELHGVRKDSSEFPIEVAVHPIHLSSGTSYLATIVEMGTVNPMAGAMAHEFNNSLTAVLGFSELALALIPTESKAHRHIGQVITAGRKARELTQQIRRSMTRVSTAPPTHIDQEPSLLPIEVSDAVGPRR
- a CDS encoding response regulator codes for the protein MPSVLVVDDQDQVRQLIREALEQAGYEVEEARDGKEGLERYRARSADLVIMDILMPDQDGLEGIMRLRREFPNSRVIAMTGGSEAIGVLNFLDVAKMLGARRTLQKPFELKVLLDTVAEEIIP
- a CDS encoding response regulator transcription factor, whose amino-acid sequence is MLTTKTHTIRVLLVDDHEVIRVGLRTVLGQTQGVTVVGEAGTMAEAVQQTQKLKPDVVLMDVRLPDGSGVDACREILGVLPGTRVIFLTSYADDDSVLAAVLAGAHGYVLKEIDSPGLLEAIRSVARGQSILDSGVTERALRWLRGLHDLPATPGSDQLSSQEERVVALVAEGKTNKEIAVALGLSDKTVKNYLANVFQKLRITRRAQAAAFFVKRQG
- a CDS encoding PAS domain S-box protein is translated as MSPTSHLPEWDLLRKQVADLARDLAERDRVLHERTRHLHVAQALAHLGSWDWDIGNGAVHWSDELYRIFGYEPQSREVTFDTFVSAILPDDHDRVLASFDGALAGASTYDIECRIVRPDGEIRTIHCCGEVDRDGGGQPLRLSGTALDVTDRKRAESALQQREAHFRALIEHSSDIITVLDLDGTIRFESPSFERLLGYAQHELDGQIAFEFIHQEDLPVVMEKFQLLIQRLGVPQIAEFRFRHKDRSWRHFEGIGRAVCDPEGRCSVIVNSRDITERKRTDAMLRTSQEKLRQALQASGTGLWDWNTDTKEVVLSREWKRQLGYEDTELADSFDTWETRLHPDDHDRAIAYVQDYLTSAESDYRQEFRMRHKDGTYRWIESRASFVTEADGRRIRLLGSHTDITDRKRMEETLSVALHDLQNITETVPDIMYTLDLEGKVVNWNKHVWNISGYSPEELMHRPALTFVPEEERPKLAAAMQQVVEAGTAEVECHLVTKDGRTIPYHWTGAVLKDRGGRLIGMTGIGRDITALKHVEAAVRESEERYRTLVELSPSGVFVICEGRTVYINRTGIFIMGGRDAKEILDRSIFEFIHPDHHQEVRENITRLLAGGVSVHSAERTYLKIDGTSVPVQVEAARIMWNGKPAILGLFSDITERKRAEERLRQTQFAMDQAVDAIYWIDPYAKILYANEAASLMVGYSRDELLGMTVHDLNPDFPASMWPGFWEETRRNRTMSFETNHRAKDGRLVPIDIRVSFLAYEGQEFHCAFVRDITQRKRAEEALRVSGELGRGILNSLSAHIAVLNHEGAIVAVNEAWRRFASANGTVPSLNTGIGMNYLGICRQVLKEDVPTQMILDGIEEVRTGRQGAFTIEYPCHTPTEQRWFVLRATALAGDGEGVVVAHEDITDRKRAEEALRASEERFRLLVEEAPLGITVLDGEKRYVKVNQAFCKLVGFSSEELLGQTYARFTHPDDLSKNLALTDEMHAGLRQGYRIEKRYVRKDGQAVWVVVNATRLTLAGATDHFMVAIIEDITERKRVEEALRLTQFSVDRAVEAVLWVDSSARILSVNDTACRMLDYPREKLIVMTVHDIDPSVEVERWQGHWNNLKQQGSLTFESTYRSRTGSVLEAEVTVNYLQYAGKEYGCAILRDVGDRKRAEAELHRSHTFLRQVIDTDPDLIFAKDREGRFTMANKAVADWYGTTVEDLTGKSDADFNSNAEEVEFFRQNDLEVMNSGRDRFIPEERITDASGRTRWVQTVKRPIFDDHGRAHMVLGAATDITERKRMEEMLLQRERDLSAALQERERISQDLHDGLLQSLYAVGLGLETCKPMIRQQPEHMAGKFIRTLDQAIGQLNQVMGEVRNFIAGLESHVIQGGDFPTALRTMVKSMAGSSAARCMVRIDNPAARRLSTEHALHIMNIVREGLSNALRHSRATRITVSFRELSQSVRLSITDDGVGFNARSAQGIGYGLANMAARAQKVRGLFALQSKPFKGTKILLDLPKDAHYAHN
- the priA gene encoding primosomal protein N'; this translates as MIVPRHIAKAFTYRVPPPLVRTLEIGSRVLVPFGRVVLEGVVISLSNHLSIQMTAGVLKEVRSLVQDGQDSTLPPGLLELSRKIATYYVAPWGQCLRLVFPPTATRKTPPTRYVATQQGHEALATESCPDLLAPTLRRIARRARGISSSTLQPTRQRVASRMIDALLKKSWITLEPSNNSEIGPPKRHERLVADEHGRRTPIQTLPITEKLPEVDSSWRTQVAHCLQSHRMRKIVLHAPWQHRISRLADAVQQTHATERSTIVLCGEIARAVWLKNLLSTLTGLPITLAHSSSGFDRWQRRQGPTPSIVVGTRSAVFAPLRSIGLIWVDGEEDPALKEPQEPRYHAREVAGLRAESERALLVLASAHPSLESRFDTAAEMYHVPQDVDPHPHIELVDLRNEAGGTLFSQKLILAMQEALGNHAKILLFLNRKGYARTLVCRDCGWVPRCPSCAVPLTYYREAGRLTCRYCGRVDGLLDVCPLCHASRVSPLGDGTERIEAEAHRLFPHAKLARLDGDTLRRPASARSLWERVRSGAWDILIGTQALFGREPLPQQELVGILQADSGLHVSDFRAAERTYHLLVDAVSLARPASAGGRVILQTRLPAHHAVQGVLSANPGQFYDEEFTARQLLNYPPVCHLADLSITGKDANIVEEAAKHWGAEIGQPACNQEPVVVLGPVPAISGRPSGHHHHRMLVKATDLGILSRRIHDSVQHMEREYHKGRIKFTVDVDPVETG